AACTTAAGGAAATAATAAACCAGTCTTTGGACGATAGGGAATTCTCCAAAAGATTAGCCTATTACCGCCACCGAGAGCTGATGAGACTGTTATCAAAGGAAATACTACGCACTGCCAACTTGGAGGAAATACTAAGGGAATACTCCGAACTTCCGGATGCCATGCTGGAGCTTGCTTACTCAAGAGCTTTTGAAGAGGCAGTGGAAAAATACGGAAAACCTCTGGAAGAAAATCAAAGGATGGCCAGCGGTTGCGTAATAGCCCTCGGTAAGCTCGGTAGTTATGAGCTCAACTACTACTCAGACATAGACCTAATGTTTATACACTCTTCCGACAAAGGCAGTGCCGGAAAGCTAACGCTTGCGGAGTTTTTTTCTAAGGTTTTCCAAAAATTGGTAAATCTTATCAATACTCCCACAGAAGAGGGCAAGCCCTACGAGGTAGACCTGGACCTCAGGCCCTTTGGAAAATCTGGACCTATAAGCATGTCTTTGAGAAGTGCAGAGCTTTATTACGAGTCCTACGGTAGAATGTGGGAGAGGTTTGCTCTTCTTAGGGCTCGCTACAGTGCAGGAGACGAAGAGCTTTTTAAGACCTTTGACAAAGAAGTAAAACAACCCTTTGTGTTCAGAAAGTACATAGATTACAGGGTCCTTGAGGAAATAAGGCTTATAAAGGCTCAGATAAACGCACAGGCAAAAAGCAAGTTCATGAATCGTATAAACGTGAAAACTGGCGAGGGGGGGATAAGGGAGGTGGAGTTTATGGTGCAGGCAATGGTCATACTCCTTGGGGGAAAGTACCCATTTTTAAGGGAAAGCAATACATTCAGAGCACTGTGGAAGCTAAACCAAAAGGGTGTATTTTCTGACGAAGAAGTAAAGTCCTTAGAAGAAGCTTACACCTTCCTAAGAAAGCTGGAGCACACTGTGCAGCTAAGAAATTGCATACAGACCCAAAGCTTTAGCGAATCTGAAATCCCTCAAATAGCCAAGCTAATGGGTTTAGAGGAAAGAGAGTTTATCTCAAAATTCAAAGCCCACACCCAAAGGATAAGTAGGATGTTCTACGGCATGTTGCCCACGCAAGGCGAAGAGGAGCTTGAACCTATAATGGTTGCGCTATTGGATGGTGACGCAGATACCGGAAGGGGAATTCTCTCTTCTTTGGGCTTTAAAAATCCCACAAGGGCTTTTAACATACTATTAAACTACGTACAAGGAACCGTGGGAATAAGGCTTTCTTCCGAAGAGAGAAAACAGCTTATAAGCATCCTACCACAAATAGTAAGTCAGGTAGCAAAAACACCAGACCCAGACGAAACTTTAAACAACTTGGACAAGTTCTTTTCCAATCCTACAGGAAGGCGAGTGATTCTTAGCAAATCGAAAGAGGACTTTAGGCTAAGGCTCTGTAAGGTCTTCTCTTTGTCTTCTTACCTTTCTACGCTCATAAGCAGGAACCCAGACTTAGTAGAAGATGTGTTAACGCTATACCAGGATTATCCAGAGTTAGAGAGGTTGGAAGAGGAGTTTGAAAAGTACAGGAATACACTTGGGTTGAGTGCGGAAAATTTGTTTAGAAGGTTCAAAACTGTTTGGGAGGTACGCATAGCTTTGGTCTATCTTTTGAAGCAAGAAGATAGATACACAAAGCTTGAAAAGTTTTTTGACAGTCTTACTTCTCTTGCAGACTTTCTTATGGAAAAACTTTGGGAACATTTGGGAATAAATGGTCAGCGCTTAGCTCTGTATGCCTTAGGCAAATACGGAAGCAGGGAGCTTACCATTGGTTCGGATTTAGACTTGGTGTTTGTTGGAAGGTCTCCGAGCTTAGAAGAAGTGAAGTTTGCCCAGCAGATGATAAAGTTTATAACCCTGCACACTTCGGAAGGATACCTTTACAAGCTTGACTTTAGGCTAAGACCTATGGGCAGCAAAGGGGATCTTTTACCTTCTGTAAGCTTTTACAGAGACTACTTTGAAAGGATAGCCAGGACATGGGAGAGGATCGCCTGGACCAGGTCAAGGTTTGTGGTAGGAGATCAAGCTTTAAAGGAAGAGTTTGATGTCATGGTTAAAGATTTTCTCTTTGGCAAACCTATTACCGAAAAGGAAAGGAGGGAAATAAGAGATATGCGCTTTGCCTTAGAGAACAACGCAAAGAAAGAGAAAGGTGTGGTTGATATAAAGTTTGGAAGGGGAGGGCTCATAGATGGGGAGTTTTTGATCCAGTTTTACATGCTTTTGGAGGGTATAAGGGAACCCTCAATGTTGAAAGCCTGCAGGTTGCTGATGTCAAAGCACGAGCTTCTTAAAGAAGTGTATGAGATATACCTCTTCCTTAGGCTTGTGGAGACAAGGCACAGGCTATCCAAAGAAAATGCTGGCTCTGTATTAAACAGTAAGGACAGAGAGAGGGTAGCCTCTTCCATAGGCATGAGTCCAGAGGACTTTGAAGAAAAACTCACCGATAGCCTAAGAAGAATGAGAGAGATCTTCTTAGAGGTTTTTGACTAAAGGATTTTACCTGCATCTCTTGCCACTCCCCTTTTGCTACTTTGGATAAATTCCACCAACCTTAGGATTTCCTGATGCTCTCCATAATCTTTTAGTAAAAGCTCTATAGCTTCCTTTTTCAAAAGATTACTTCTAAACAGTATGCGATAAGCTTTTTTCAGGATGTTTATCTTCTCCTTTGAAAAGCCTCTTCTTTCTAAACCTACTGTGTTTATCCCGTACAGATGAGCGTGCTGACCAGAGGCTCTTGTAAAGGGTGGTATATCCAAGGAAACTCCCGAAACTCCACCCACCATAGCATAATCTCCTACCCTTGCCCACTGATGGACAGCAGAAAGGCCCCCAATGAAGGCATACTCTCCTACCTCTACATGTCCTCCCAGCGTGGCACAGTTTGCCATTATGGCTCCTCTTTTTACCAAGCAATCGTGAGCTACGTGAGCGTAAGCCATAAGCATAACGTCACTTTCTACAATAGTTACCCCTGTTCCAAAGGTCGTGCCCCTGTGAATGGTAACGTATTCCCTTATTATTACCCTATCACCAATGATTACCTTAGTTTTCTCCCCCCCATACCTAAGGTGCTGAGGCTCTTCTCCTATGACCGCCCCGTCGTATATTTTGCAATCGCTACCTATCTGCACCTCTCCCTTTATGCTCACCCTCGCACCTATTTTGGTACCTCTGGCCACGGTTATGTTTCCCTCAAGCACGCTGTAAGGCCCTATTTCCACATCTTCTTCAAGTTCAACCTCTCCGCTTAAAATTGCTGTGGGATGAATTTTTCTCACTTTAAAACTCCCAAAAGATATTTTCTTAGCAAGTTCAAAGCTATCTGAGTAGCCAAAAAACGGTTTTCGTTCCTGCTAAGATTAAGCATGTGCCTTTCAACATGCACATCTTTGTCCGTGCATAAACCTACGTAGGTAAGCCCTGCAGGTTTTCTTTCGCTGGCTGATGGACCAGCCACGCCTGTTATGGCAACAGTTATGTCCGCATCTGTCTCTTCCAAAGCCCCTATGCACATAGCCCTACAAACTTCTTCAGAAACAGCCCCGTATTTTTCCAACAGTTCCTTTTCCACGCTCAAAAGCTTGGTTTTTAACTCGTTGGAATAGACCACAAATCCACCTACAAAGTAATCGCTGCTTCCTGGGACGTTTACAAGCCGAGCAGAAAGAAGTCCTGCAGTACAACTCTCCGCTACAGCCAGTTTAAGCCTCTTTTCCCTCAATAATTCTCCTACCACCTCCTCCATCTCTATCCTTCTGTCCGCATATACGTAAATACCTAAACTCTCTTTGACCCTCTGCCAAGTTTCTTCGTCGTTGAAGTATATATCCACCCCGCCAATCCAGCTCCTAACTTGCGGATAGCGCAAAGAATCCTTATCCAAACCAAAGGTTCTAAGTACGTATCCTTCCAAAAATTCACTCTTACACAACCCAACTATCACTCCAGCACCTCGTATCTGTAGAATGGGTGTTTACAAAAACTACCTACGCTGTGTCCAGGGTCAAAAGGTTGAAACTCCTCAAAGGAAGAAGGAATAAACACCACACCATCCGCTATATTTGGACTGATGATAACTTCAAACTCTTTACCCCTTATGGTTATCTTATCCTCCCTTAATCCCAAGCTTTCCGCAGTCCTTTTTGACATATAAGCCTTTTGATACTTTTCCATGCTGTGGGTCCATGGGTTCCAATGCCCAAGCTCTTCCACAAGGGAGTTGGCAGTGTGCAAAACAACCCCTTTAGGCAGTTGTTTCTCCTCAAAACTCCTGCCTTCAATCGAAGGGAGTTCTACCCTTGTCCCTTCCAAAGAAGTATCCAGTTTAATAAACTCCTCTATCTTTACCTCCAAATCAAATAGCTTTGAGAGAAATTCATATGGAACCACCACCCCTTTGGGCTTTTGCACGCTCTGGGGACAAAAGTAGATCCTTCCAAAGGAATTTCTGTAGGCTATAAAGTCCCTCTCAGTGTAGTTGGAAGCACCCACAACCAAAGTAGAGTATTGGGAAGTAAGGTTAGGAAAGAGTGTAAAGTGAATAGAAAATCGGTTTTTAATCCTCTGCCTTATCTCCTCTGGTATATAAATAAGAGGATTGCCAAAAAATACAAAGCTATCGTATTTTTCAAAATCCTCTACAAATTTTTCAAGTTCCATGGCAGGAAAGGACATAAGATCACCCACAAAGCTGTAGTCTATATTATAGTGTTTAACCAAGTCTGTCAGCACGTTTAAAAGACTGTTCCTGAAAGTAGAAGATAAAAGGTTTGTGTTTATAAGCAATAAACCCCGAAAAAGGTGAAGCTTTTTCTTAAGTGCGGTGGCAATCGGATCTTCGTGCTCTGGTTGTGTTATTTTTTTCATAAAACTTATCTGTTGAAAGGGATCCATCAAAAGTTTTGTTTTTGCCTTTGAACATACTGTGGAATACCTTGAACTTATACACACTAAATGGGATCCCTTCTCAACCGCATCTACTATGTACCTCATAGACATAACTTCAGAAAAAACGGGCTCCGCTTCCCAGGCAATTATTAGCTTATAATCCTGCCACATGTTATAGAATACATTTGAAGGCTTAAAATCTAAAACGGGTGCATCCACAAAAACATCACCTATGAGCCTTGCCAACAAGTATTCCTCAAGACTTGACAGATGTCTGTCCAAAATTATGGCTATCTTGCCCTTCAGTTTTTGCTTTGCCAGGTCAAAAGCTTCAAATTCAGAGAGAGCTATGGGTTCCTTTTCGTTCAAATAAAAACCTGTAAGTCTTAAAGGATTGTTGGTAATCTCTTGTATGTAAGTTATACCTTTACTACACAGGCTTCCCATACCCTTTGGGTCTGCAGGATGTCCGTATAAGTCTGCTATTGATCCTTTTTCTCTGTAGAGCACATAACCACAGCCACAACCACAGCCCGCACAGAGGCTTACGACTTGCTCATCAAAAGGCTTTACAGTTAAAGGAATGGTTGGTGGTGTCATTATAAAGAAAAGATTTTAATATAATTTTTGCAGTGATGGAAAACAAAAACTTTGCCATAGAAATCAAGGGTCTTAGCTTAGCTATAGAAGGAAGACAAATACTTAAGGACATTACGTTTAATGTTAGAGACGGGGAGATATTTACCATACTCGGGGGGAGTGGAAGTGGTAAAACTACCATAACCAAATGCATAGTTAGTCTCCTAAAACCTACCAGCGGACAGATTAAGGTCTTTGAAAAGGATATATCAGCTTTAAGCTCTACAGAGCTAAACGAGCTGAGAAAGAATATTGGATACGTATTTCAAGGTGCTGCCCTTTTTGACAGTCTTAGAGTTTGGGAAAATGTGGTTTTCTACTACCTTGAACATTCAGGTATGAAGGAAGAGGATCTAAAAAATACGGCGCTGAAGTATTTAAGAATGGTAGGTTTAGGAGAAGAAACGCTTGAACTTTATCCTTCCGAACTTTCGGGAGGAATGAAAAAGAGGGTAGGAATAGCTCGTGCCATTGCAACAGAGCCAAAGCTTATCATTTACGATGAACCTACCTCCGGCTTGGACCCCATTACTAGCAGGTTAATAGACAAGCTAATTATTGACTTAAGAGATAAAACACTATCTACCGCTTTAGTGGTTTCTCATGATATGGTCTCCGCCTTTAGTATCTCGGATAGGATAATGATAATAAAGGATGGTCAGGTGGTATTTATAGGCACACCTCGTGAGGTTCTGACATACGAAGATAAGTTCGTCAGAGAATTCTTAAAAAGTGGCTTAGGAGAGCTTCAGAAAACAAACAAAGGCTCATGAAAGACTCTTCTCATTACAGGATAATCATTTACCACACCCTTGGAGAAAAGGAACTGAAACAGATGGTTACTGCCAATGTAGAAAGAAACAGCAGAAGCGGTTAAATACAACTCCCACATTCTAAAAAAGTTCTGACCGTATTTTTCTATTACATATTGGCTAACCTGATAAAACCTCCTTAACCACTCCTTTAGGGTGAAATAATAATGAATCCTCCAGTCGTCCAAATCTATCAAGTTGAAGTCAAAGCCTCTTATAGCTCTTAGCACCTCCTCTATGGAAGGAAGATATCCTCCGGGAAATATATACTTTCTTATCCATCTGCTTTGGGAGGAGGGATGCACCTTACCTATGGTATGAAGCAAAAATAAGCCCCCATTCTCTAAAACACTTGAAACAATTTCAAAAAATCTTCTGTGCCTTCCTTTTCCTACGTGTTCAAACATGCCCACTGATACTACCTTGTTAAACTTTTGGTCTAATTTAGGCAAATCCTCGTAGTGTAGGAGATATACCTTAACCTTTCGCTCTAAGTTAAATTCTCTTATCTTCTCTTTCACATACTCATACTGCTGTTTAGAAACCGTTATCCCAACTGCCTCTATATCATACAGCTTTGCCGCTTCAAGGATGATAGATCCCCACCCACATCCTATGTCCAGCAATCTGTCTCCCTCTTTTAGCTGTAGTTTTTCGTATATTATTCTCCTCTTTTCTTGCTGAGCTTCTTCTAAGGTAGAATCTTTGGATCTGAAAAAGGCACAGGAATAAGTTAAAGAATCATCAAGCCAAAGACTGTAAAAATCGTTTCCCAAATCATAGTGTCTTTGAACCTCTTTTATCTCTATGTACTTCAATATTCCGAAAAACCTAAGAATTAATCTTAATAAATTAGATTCTGAAGCCTTCTTTCTGTCACTAAAATACCTCATACATCCACAAAGCAAATCCTCTAAGCTGCCCTTGACCTCAATATCTCCCTTCATGTAATGCTCACCAAAGCCCATTTCTGGATCTCTGAGTATATCCCTAATTACCTTTGGATGCTTTATCACAACCCTACACTTACCCTCTCCTATTACCCTTCCGTCGTGAAATTCTACTGATAAGCCGCCGTTAACATACCTTGATATATTATCTATCAAACTTTCCACCATTTCACCCCCCCTGTGCTATAATAAAAATCTATGATAAGAAAGGCTGTTTTGCCAGTGGCCGGGTGGGGGACAAGATTTCTACCAGCAACGAAGGCTATGCCTAAGGAAATGTTTCCAGTCATTGACAAGCCGGTGGTCCAGTTTATAGTAGAAGAGTGCCTCCATGCAGGTGTGGAAAACATTATTTTCGTAACAGGAAGGCACAAAAGACCTATAGAGCATCACTTTGACATAAACACTGATCTTGAAAAGCACTTAGAACAGATGGGCAAGCATGACTTGCTGAACAACATAAGAGAATTTAGCAGACTAACAAACCCTATATACATAAGACAAAAAGAACAACTAGGTTTAGGTCACGCGGTTCTTGTTGCAGAGCCTGTTGTGGGTGATGAACCTTTCATAGTAGCCCTTGGAGATATAATCATTGATGGTGAGGAAAACATAATAAAACGGATGATAGAAATATACGAGCGTTTTGGGAAAAGTGTTATAGCAGTTTTTGAAGTGGATAGAAAGATGGTAAGCAAATACGGCATCGTGTCGGTAAAGCCAATAGAGGAGGATATTGGCCTTATAGAGGACTTGGTGGAAAAACCTAAGGAAGAGGAAGCCCCATCCAACCTTGCCATAGTGGGTAGGTATCTCTTCACCCCAAGGATTTTTGAGAAGCTAAAAGTAACACCGGTAGGTAAAGGAGGAGAGATTCAACTAACGGATGCTATAAAACTTTTACTTGAGGATGAAGCAGTTTATTCTATAAAACTGAAAGCCAACGTCTATGACACAGGTTCGCCCCTGGGATATCTAACTACTTTGGTAAACTTTGCCTTAAAGAGGAAAGACATTAAGGATGAGTTTATTAAATTCCTTGAAGACGTCGTCAGTAAACATAGCCAATGGATAAATAAAGCTTAAATTTCTTCAAAAAATTTTTCTCTCCAGGAAAGGCTAAGTCTAACCTCACAGGGCCTATAGGCGTTCTCACACCCGTTCCAAGGCCAAAGCTATGCTTTATATCAACTG
This window of the Thermocrinis sp. genome carries:
- a CDS encoding dehydrogenase, encoding MTPPTIPLTVKPFDEQVVSLCAGCGCGCGYVLYREKGSIADLYGHPADPKGMGSLCSKGITYIQEITNNPLRLTGFYLNEKEPIALSEFEAFDLAKQKLKGKIAIILDRHLSSLEEYLLARLIGDVFVDAPVLDFKPSNVFYNMWQDYKLIIAWEAEPVFSEVMSMRYIVDAVEKGSHLVCISSRYSTVCSKAKTKLLMDPFQQISFMKKITQPEHEDPIATALKKKLHLFRGLLLINTNLLSSTFRNSLLNVLTDLVKHYNIDYSFVGDLMSFPAMELEKFVEDFEKYDSFVFFGNPLIYIPEEIRQRIKNRFSIHFTLFPNLTSQYSTLVVGASNYTERDFIAYRNSFGRIYFCPQSVQKPKGVVVPYEFLSKLFDLEVKIEEFIKLDTSLEGTRVELPSIEGRSFEEKQLPKGVVLHTANSLVEELGHWNPWTHSMEKYQKAYMSKRTAESLGLREDKITIRGKEFEVIISPNIADGVVFIPSSFEEFQPFDPGHSVGSFCKHPFYRYEVLE
- a CDS encoding nicotinamide-nucleotide amidohydrolase family protein; the protein is MIVGLCKSEFLEGYVLRTFGLDKDSLRYPQVRSWIGGVDIYFNDEETWQRVKESLGIYVYADRRIEMEEVVGELLREKRLKLAVAESCTAGLLSARLVNVPGSSDYFVGGFVVYSNELKTKLLSVEKELLEKYGAVSEEVCRAMCIGALEETDADITVAITGVAGPSASERKPAGLTYVGLCTDKDVHVERHMLNLSRNENRFLATQIALNLLRKYLLGVLK
- a CDS encoding ATP-binding cassette domain-containing protein; the encoded protein is MENKNFAIEIKGLSLAIEGRQILKDITFNVRDGEIFTILGGSGSGKTTITKCIVSLLKPTSGQIKVFEKDISALSSTELNELRKNIGYVFQGAALFDSLRVWENVVFYYLEHSGMKEEDLKNTALKYLRMVGLGEETLELYPSELSGGMKKRVGIARAIATEPKLIIYDEPTSGLDPITSRLIDKLIIDLRDKTLSTALVVSHDMVSAFSISDRIMIIKDGQVVFIGTPREVLTYEDKFVREFLKSGLGELQKTNKGS
- the galU gene encoding UTP--glucose-1-phosphate uridylyltransferase GalU, producing the protein MIRKAVLPVAGWGTRFLPATKAMPKEMFPVIDKPVVQFIVEECLHAGVENIIFVTGRHKRPIEHHFDINTDLEKHLEQMGKHDLLNNIREFSRLTNPIYIRQKEQLGLGHAVLVAEPVVGDEPFIVALGDIIIDGEENIIKRMIEIYERFGKSVIAVFEVDRKMVSKYGIVSVKPIEEDIGLIEDLVEKPKEEEAPSNLAIVGRYLFTPRIFEKLKVTPVGKGGEIQLTDAIKLLLEDEAVYSIKLKANVYDTGSPLGYLTTLVNFALKRKDIKDEFIKFLEDVVSKHSQWINKA
- the lpxA gene encoding acyl-ACP--UDP-N-acetylglucosamine O-acyltransferase produces the protein MRKIHPTAILSGEVELEEDVEIGPYSVLEGNITVARGTKIGARVSIKGEVQIGSDCKIYDGAVIGEEPQHLRYGGEKTKVIIGDRVIIREYVTIHRGTTFGTGVTIVESDVMLMAYAHVAHDCLVKRGAIMANCATLGGHVEVGEYAFIGGLSAVHQWARVGDYAMVGGVSGVSLDIPPFTRASGQHAHLYGINTVGLERRGFSKEKINILKKAYRILFRSNLLKKEAIELLLKDYGEHQEILRLVEFIQSSKRGVARDAGKIL
- a CDS encoding class I SAM-dependent methyltransferase produces the protein MVESLIDNISRYVNGGLSVEFHDGRVIGEGKCRVVIKHPKVIRDILRDPEMGFGEHYMKGDIEVKGSLEDLLCGCMRYFSDRKKASESNLLRLILRFFGILKYIEIKEVQRHYDLGNDFYSLWLDDSLTYSCAFFRSKDSTLEEAQQEKRRIIYEKLQLKEGDRLLDIGCGWGSIILEAAKLYDIEAVGITVSKQQYEYVKEKIREFNLERKVKVYLLHYEDLPKLDQKFNKVVSVGMFEHVGKGRHRRFFEIVSSVLENGGLFLLHTIGKVHPSSQSRWIRKYIFPGGYLPSIEEVLRAIRGFDFNLIDLDDWRIHYYFTLKEWLRRFYQVSQYVIEKYGQNFFRMWELYLTASAVSFYIGSNHLFQFLFSKGVVNDYPVMRRVFHEPLFVF
- a CDS encoding glutamine-synthetase adenylyltransferase; the encoded protein is MVPTHWWISAQKYLLNPKKAEESFMELLKKHPEPKTLLDYLNERRFILLLKLMDQSECIRKFLLNHPEDFQRAIPGLWYVSKRKEDYLRELKEIINQSLDDREFSKRLAYYRHRELMRLLSKEILRTANLEEILREYSELPDAMLELAYSRAFEEAVEKYGKPLEENQRMASGCVIALGKLGSYELNYYSDIDLMFIHSSDKGSAGKLTLAEFFSKVFQKLVNLINTPTEEGKPYEVDLDLRPFGKSGPISMSLRSAELYYESYGRMWERFALLRARYSAGDEELFKTFDKEVKQPFVFRKYIDYRVLEEIRLIKAQINAQAKSKFMNRINVKTGEGGIREVEFMVQAMVILLGGKYPFLRESNTFRALWKLNQKGVFSDEEVKSLEEAYTFLRKLEHTVQLRNCIQTQSFSESEIPQIAKLMGLEEREFISKFKAHTQRISRMFYGMLPTQGEEELEPIMVALLDGDADTGRGILSSLGFKNPTRAFNILLNYVQGTVGIRLSSEERKQLISILPQIVSQVAKTPDPDETLNNLDKFFSNPTGRRVILSKSKEDFRLRLCKVFSLSSYLSTLISRNPDLVEDVLTLYQDYPELERLEEEFEKYRNTLGLSAENLFRRFKTVWEVRIALVYLLKQEDRYTKLEKFFDSLTSLADFLMEKLWEHLGINGQRLALYALGKYGSRELTIGSDLDLVFVGRSPSLEEVKFAQQMIKFITLHTSEGYLYKLDFRLRPMGSKGDLLPSVSFYRDYFERIARTWERIAWTRSRFVVGDQALKEEFDVMVKDFLFGKPITEKERREIRDMRFALENNAKKEKGVVDIKFGRGGLIDGEFLIQFYMLLEGIREPSMLKACRLLMSKHELLKEVYEIYLFLRLVETRHRLSKENAGSVLNSKDRERVASSIGMSPEDFEEKLTDSLRRMREIFLEVFD